A stretch of DNA from Gimesia chilikensis:
CGTTCGAACTGGACTTCGTGCTGGCCCCGGGGAGTGTCTTCAAGCGGTTTACGTGCGATGTCGGACTGCATCCCACCGCGGGTAAGAAGGGAGCAGTCATGTTCGCGGTCGAGGCAAACGGCAAGGAACTGGTCCGCACCAGACCGCTGCGTGTGGGGGATGAACCGGTCCAACTGGACGTCCCCCTGCCCTCGGCTGAGGTCTTGAAGCTGTCGCTGAAGACAATCGCCGATGAAGGTTCCGAACCAAGCCATAACCTGGCGGTGTGGGGACAGCCGGTGTTGAAGACTGAGTGAATGTTGGCGGTATCGCAGGAGGCTTTCTGTCATCATCTGAAGATTTTAGAGAAAGCATACGAGCGAAAAATGAAATTTGGGCTCTCTGTAGAAACAATACTTAAGGCAAATGGATGGACCGAAAATCGGTCTGTTGACCCAACACCCTGGATTCAAACGATTAATGAGAATGGATTTGAAGTAACGCCTGATGTTGAAGCGTTTTTAAAATGTTTTGGAGGACTCCAATTTACACCTCCCATAAATCCTGAAGGGAAATATAGACCAGAAGAACTT
This window harbors:
- a CDS encoding SUKH-3 domain-containing protein, which codes for MLAVSQEAFCHHLKILEKAYERKMKFGLSVETILKANGWTENRSVDPTPWIQTINENGFEVTPDVEAFLKCFGGLQFTPPINPEGKYRPEELSFSPTDPVCEFERVSYWEKKLNEVLCPVGAVFRRATLCIGESGAYYLISDVGVYLAGETLLDSMNCLIAASTKPTEVLPAPESE